From the Solanum pennellii chromosome 4, SPENNV200 genome, one window contains:
- the LOC107016633 gene encoding antifungal protein ginkbilobin-like protein encodes MDYSVLNMRALTSFIIIGFIGFTSFVKSEPNMKVVSYICNGNKYDMSGSFANSLAYVLEALQNETPISQGYNYYVTSPYPNDALAYGHATCSSSLINSDCAICANYAKSYLITACDRGIGAQIELIDCSMRYEQYPFT; translated from the coding sequence atggaTTATTCTGTTTTAAACATGAGAGCTTTAacaagttttattataattggATTTATTGGGTTTACTAGTTTTGTGAAAAGTGAACCAAATATGAAAGTTGTGAGCTATATTTGCAATGgtaataaatatgatatgagTGGTTCATTTGCAAATAGTTTGGCTTATGTTCTTGAAGCTTTACAAAATGAGACACCAATTAGTCAAGGTTATAACTATTATGTAACATCTCCTTATCCTAATGATGCTTTAGCTTATGGACATGCTACATGTAGTTCAAGTTTAATAAATTCTGATTGTGCTATTTGTGCAAATTATGCAAAATCTTACTTGATTACTGCTTGCGATCGTGGTATTGGAGCACAAATTGAACTTATTGATTGTTCAATGAGGTACGAGCAATACCCGTTCACATGA